One genomic segment of Rhodothermales bacterium includes these proteins:
- a CDS encoding M14 family zinc carboxypeptidase, with product MRLTEIDVTDLRFRTDDEVRSEIRHACASNADLAQFHDLGTSEEGRPIYGVTLGHGPQTVTLMAGAHADEPVGPETLRVFILESLANRDWLAEGDGFADLFDRFTFRIMPHVNPDGEARNQPWIGAWPDVEAYLRHRVREQPGRDIEFGYPVMRVENRLAARYLFDYTPLALHMSLHGMGFSEGGLLLIERQWVEGTEALRTAFVEAVRDAGLRLHDHDRGGEKGFDYIDPGFCTTPEGKAMRFHFHERGDAGMAAKFFSSSMELARLAGYDAARQRYPLCLVTELPLFVIERAYRREPGLPTAYLALRDEMADLQLRIQRGESIREHLAPYQLRPLDLGTAVRLQLRCIELGLEQVAEA from the coding sequence ATGCGACTCACCGAGATCGACGTGACCGACCTCCGCTTTCGGACCGATGACGAAGTCCGCTCCGAGATCCGCCACGCCTGCGCCTCGAACGCCGACCTCGCGCAGTTCCACGACCTCGGGACCAGCGAGGAGGGGCGGCCGATCTACGGCGTCACGCTCGGCCACGGGCCGCAGACGGTCACGCTCATGGCCGGCGCCCACGCCGACGAGCCCGTCGGCCCGGAGACGCTGCGGGTGTTCATCCTCGAGAGCCTCGCGAACCGCGACTGGCTCGCCGAGGGCGACGGCTTCGCCGACCTCTTCGACCGCTTCACGTTCCGCATCATGCCCCACGTCAACCCCGACGGCGAGGCCCGGAATCAGCCGTGGATCGGCGCGTGGCCCGATGTCGAGGCGTACCTCCGGCACCGCGTCCGCGAGCAGCCCGGCCGCGACATCGAGTTCGGCTACCCGGTGATGCGCGTGGAGAACCGTCTCGCCGCGCGCTACCTCTTCGACTACACCCCGCTCGCGCTCCACATGAGCCTGCACGGGATGGGCTTCTCCGAGGGCGGCCTCCTCCTCATCGAGCGGCAGTGGGTTGAAGGCACGGAGGCCCTCCGCACGGCGTTCGTCGAGGCGGTCCGCGACGCCGGACTCCGCCTCCACGACCACGACCGCGGCGGCGAGAAGGGGTTCGACTACATCGACCCCGGCTTCTGCACGACGCCGGAGGGGAAGGCTATGCGCTTCCACTTCCACGAGCGCGGCGACGCCGGGATGGCGGCGAAGTTCTTCTCGTCCTCGATGGAGCTCGCGCGGCTCGCCGGGTACGACGCCGCGCGCCAGCGCTACCCGCTCTGCCTCGTCACCGAGTTGCCGCTCTTCGTCATCGAACGGGCGTACCGCCGCGAGCCGGGGCTCCCGACGGCGTACCTCGCCCTCCGCGACGAGATGGCGGATCTCCAACTCCGCATCCAGCGCGGGGAGTCCATCCGGGAGCACCTCGCCCCGTACCAGCTCCGCCCGCTCGACCTCGGCACTGCCGTCCGTCTCCAGCTCCGCTGCATCGAACTCGGGCTCGAACAAGTGGCCGAGGCGTAG